One genomic window of Halorhabdus sp. CBA1104 includes the following:
- a CDS encoding NAD(P)-dependent oxidoreductase — protein MPETIVVTGALGGVGSWLVERLRGEYTVVAVDLTLPETTTVDSVDFQAVDLTDQGPVWETILDADPAAVVHCGNVPHEEDNAGGDVYENNVTSTYHTLEAAGRAGADVVWTSSETVYGTHWPEPELPDSLPVTETHPVKPWNGYETSKLAGEAAATRVANAFDVSVASLRVSWVQYPGRYEVTPLREQFDVESAGRFGNFWSYIDVRDVASLVEATLEADFEGHEVFNAFGPDNFLGVETARAIEAGFGSLPEDCDLTGEQSAFSTAKAESLLDWKPEHSWKTAEDESISGPAFV, from the coding sequence ATGCCCGAGACAATCGTCGTCACTGGCGCACTCGGCGGTGTCGGGAGTTGGCTCGTCGAGAGACTGCGAGGGGAGTACACCGTCGTCGCCGTCGATCTGACACTGCCGGAGACGACCACCGTCGATAGTGTAGACTTCCAGGCGGTCGATCTGACCGACCAGGGACCGGTCTGGGAGACCATTCTGGATGCGGATCCGGCCGCGGTCGTTCACTGTGGGAACGTTCCTCACGAGGAAGACAACGCCGGTGGGGACGTCTACGAGAACAACGTCACGAGCACGTATCACACCCTGGAAGCGGCCGGGCGGGCCGGGGCGGACGTCGTCTGGACGTCGAGTGAAACCGTCTACGGGACTCACTGGCCCGAGCCGGAACTCCCGGACTCACTGCCGGTGACCGAAACGCACCCGGTCAAACCGTGGAACGGCTACGAGACGTCGAAGCTCGCGGGCGAGGCAGCAGCCACCCGTGTAGCGAACGCGTTCGACGTCTCCGTCGCCTCACTGCGTGTCTCCTGGGTCCAGTATCCCGGCCGATACGAGGTGACGCCGCTCCGGGAGCAGTTCGACGTCGAGAGTGCCGGACGCTTCGGCAATTTCTGGTCGTACATCGACGTGCGGGACGTCGCCTCGCTCGTCGAGGCGACACTGGAGGCTGACTTCGAGGGCCACGAAGTGTTCAACGCGTTCGGCCCCGACAACTTCCTCGGTGTCGAGACGGCCAGAGCAATCGAGGCAGGCTTTGGCTCCCTGCCCGAGGACTGTGACCTGACGGGCGAGCAATCGGCGTTCTCGACTGCAAAGGCCGAGTCACTGCTGGACTGGAAACCAGAGCATTCCTGGAAAACCGCCGAAGACGAATCGATCAGCGGGCCGGCGTTCGTCTAA
- a CDS encoding ribonuclease R family protein, translating into MTAQEEDAQAAHGTPEGQGPVEIDEEMARHLANKREELFEKFEIPDGFPPDVIEEAEEATTNYEADIADAVDERQDLRELTTWTTDPIDAQDFDDAISIERRDDEIVLWVHIADVTHYVNPDTAMWRSAVERANTVYLPGYTVHMLPPILAETVCSLVPNEDRLAHTVEMHLDPETLSYENIEIYKSVIRSDARLTYTEAERLLDEPETAEDVLEDQSVDLAEKTQQVWELADQMHEQRKEDGSLVLNPRRDRAHTIIEECMLKANKAVTHVLMWDRGVEAMYRVHPQPSPDEWSEALQEIQDLDGVSIPGGAWDDPRMAVNATLEDAPQRQLDKIQWAVMKVMPRAKYMNDPFGGHHALNFEIYGHFTSPIRRLSDLINHWIVHTNDVPEDLLALCDRASDKQQDAEQCEREYKGFLEEVGLDPAAVNNRGIEVVADD; encoded by the coding sequence ATGACCGCCCAAGAGGAAGACGCCCAAGCCGCCCATGGCACGCCCGAGGGTCAGGGGCCAGTCGAGATCGACGAGGAGATGGCCCGCCACTTAGCGAACAAACGTGAGGAACTCTTCGAGAAGTTCGAGATTCCAGACGGCTTCCCCCCGGACGTCATCGAGGAGGCCGAGGAAGCGACGACGAACTACGAAGCCGACATCGCCGACGCCGTCGACGAGCGCCAGGATCTCCGCGAACTGACGACGTGGACGACCGACCCGATCGATGCCCAGGACTTCGACGACGCTATCTCGATCGAACGCCGCGACGACGAGATCGTCCTGTGGGTCCACATCGCCGACGTGACCCACTACGTGAACCCGGACACGGCGATGTGGCGTTCGGCCGTCGAGCGGGCCAACACCGTCTACTTGCCGGGCTACACCGTCCACATGTTGCCGCCGATCCTCGCCGAGACCGTCTGTTCGCTGGTTCCCAACGAGGACCGGCTGGCTCACACCGTCGAGATGCACTTAGATCCCGAGACCCTCTCATACGAGAACATCGAGATCTACAAGTCCGTCATCCGCAGCGACGCCCGGTTGACCTACACGGAGGCCGAGCGCTTGCTCGACGAGCCAGAGACGGCCGAAGATGTCCTCGAAGACCAGTCGGTCGATCTCGCCGAAAAGACCCAGCAGGTCTGGGAGTTGGCCGACCAGATGCACGAACAACGCAAGGAGGACGGCAGCCTGGTCTTGAATCCCCGTCGGGATCGTGCCCACACGATCATCGAAGAGTGCATGCTCAAGGCCAATAAGGCCGTCACGCACGTCCTCATGTGGGATCGCGGCGTCGAGGCGATGTACCGCGTCCATCCCCAACCTAGCCCCGACGAGTGGAGCGAGGCCCTCCAGGAAATCCAGGATCTCGATGGTGTCTCGATACCCGGCGGGGCCTGGGACGACCCCCGCATGGCCGTCAACGCCACCCTCGAAGATGCCCCTCAGCGCCAACTGGACAAGATCCAGTGGGCCGTCATGAAGGTGATGCCCCGGGCGAAGTACATGAACGACCCCTTCGGGGGCCACCACGCGCTGAACTTCGAGATCTATGGGCACTTCACTTCGCCCATCCGCCGACTTTCCGATCTCATCAACCACTGGATCGTCCACACCAACGACGTGCCCGAAGACCTCCTGGCGTTGTGTGATCGAGCCAGCGACAAACAGCAGGACGCAGAACAGTGTGAACGTGAGTACAAAGGCTTTCTCGAAGAAGTCGGTCTCGACCCCGCGGCGGTCAACAACCGCGGCATCGAAGTCGTCGCGGACGACTGA
- a CDS encoding RNA-binding protein produces the protein MNVKSRHHLRADAIDAIEDALADGLGVELGADTYEKVTFEDSDWEVVLVDGEPTVFYVPDDDSGGADDPFLTVRGANDHPPAENVVTVDAGAISFVSDGADVMRPGITEADESIAAGDLVVIAEENHGKVLAVGRARVDGAEMVGEEGKVVDTIHHVGDELYEFAG, from the coding sequence ATGAACGTCAAATCCCGCCACCACCTCCGGGCGGACGCCATCGATGCGATCGAGGACGCCCTGGCCGACGGACTGGGCGTCGAACTGGGCGCCGACACCTACGAGAAAGTCACCTTCGAGGACAGCGACTGGGAGGTCGTCCTCGTCGACGGGGAACCCACTGTCTTCTATGTCCCCGACGACGACTCCGGCGGGGCCGACGACCCGTTCCTGACGGTCCGGGGTGCCAACGACCACCCACCCGCCGAGAACGTCGTCACCGTCGACGCCGGCGCGATCTCGTTCGTCTCCGACGGGGCAGACGTGATGCGGCCCGGGATCACCGAAGCCGACGAGTCGATCGCGGCCGGCGATCTGGTCGTCATCGCCGAGGAGAACCACGGGAAAGTGCTGGCAGTCGGACGGGCGCGGGTCGACGGCGCAGAGATGGTCGGTGAGGAGGGGAAGGTCGTCGACACGATCCACCACGTCGGGGACGAGCTCTACGAGTTTGCGGGCTGA
- a CDS encoding ribokinase has product MSHVYVAGSINQDITARVQRRPRPGETVSGESVSYALGGKGANQAIAAARSGASVDLLGAVGSDRFGEELLADLDAEDGLSTAHVRRMPNTSTGVALVTVDADAENAIVAVPGANATLAPEHVTDVEMTGEAVALSQFEVPQPTIQAFFERAQSRGATTILNPAPAEDVRDGLLEVVDYLVVNETEALFYSDGDADSELSMAELAATAADLRAHDEQVVVVTLGGAGVFASTPSETIELDAYAVDPVDTTGAGDAFVGAFATAIGDGLSLREALDLGTAAGALAATEAGATPSLPRRTAIQDIRQDA; this is encoded by the coding sequence ATGAGCCACGTCTACGTCGCCGGCAGCATCAACCAGGATATCACGGCGCGTGTCCAGCGCCGACCGCGGCCCGGCGAGACGGTCTCGGGCGAGTCCGTCTCGTACGCGCTTGGCGGAAAGGGAGCCAACCAGGCGATTGCAGCCGCACGATCGGGGGCGTCCGTCGACCTGCTCGGCGCCGTCGGCAGCGATCGATTCGGCGAGGAATTGCTGGCCGATCTCGACGCTGAAGACGGACTCTCGACGGCACACGTCAGGCGTATGCCGAACACCTCGACCGGAGTCGCGCTCGTCACCGTCGATGCGGACGCCGAAAACGCCATCGTCGCCGTCCCCGGAGCCAACGCCACACTCGCCCCAGAACACGTCACAGACGTCGAAATGACCGGTGAGGCCGTTGCCCTCTCCCAGTTCGAGGTCCCACAGCCGACGATCCAGGCATTTTTCGAGCGGGCACAGTCCCGGGGCGCGACCACGATCTTGAACCCGGCACCGGCCGAGGACGTTCGTGACGGGCTTCTCGAAGTCGTCGACTATCTCGTCGTGAACGAAACGGAAGCCCTGTTCTACAGCGATGGAGACGCCGACAGCGAGCTCTCGATGGCCGAGCTGGCGGCGACGGCCGCAGATCTGCGTGCACACGACGAGCAGGTCGTCGTCGTCACGCTTGGCGGGGCGGGCGTCTTCGCGAGCACACCGTCGGAGACAATCGAGCTCGACGCCTACGCTGTCGATCCCGTCGATACGACCGGGGCTGGGGACGCGTTCGTCGGTGCGTTCGCTACGGCGATCGGTGATGGCCTCTCGCTCCGTGAGGCGCTCGATCTCGGGACTGCCGCCGGAGCACTCGCGGCGACCGAGGCCGGTGCGACGCCCTCGCTGCCGAGGCGGACAGCGATCCAAGACATCCGTCAAGACGCGTGA
- a CDS encoding nucleoside hydrolase, which translates to MADRIIVDTDTATDDTLGILLAVLSDRVTVEALTIGAGNVAFDRQVENAKYTLQLADAAAQIPVYEGARSPLVKDHDHATDVHGEGGLGPDLVAETDVPSADGFGPEYIVEMAREHPDEITLVCLAPLTNLALAVQREPNLNDLLADIVVMGGNVHTAGNVTPAAEFNFWADPDAAKIVLDRFDVTLVDWGLTLRDGTLDGAAEKRIVDAAEDARLASFYETVFQPGDVDGSGIQPDALATAVAVFPELIERRRTDAVDVDDREGLTRGYTSVDSDDVTDREPRTDVIESVDADGFQAVLVETLVAGDPDRARE; encoded by the coding sequence ATGGCAGACCGCATCATCGTCGACACCGACACCGCGACCGACGATACACTTGGCATTCTGCTTGCCGTTTTATCCGACCGCGTCACTGTCGAAGCACTGACGATCGGGGCCGGCAACGTTGCTTTCGATCGCCAGGTCGAAAATGCGAAGTACACGCTACAGCTCGCTGACGCCGCCGCGCAGATCCCTGTCTACGAGGGCGCACGATCGCCGTTGGTCAAAGACCACGACCACGCCACGGACGTCCACGGCGAAGGCGGACTCGGGCCAGATCTCGTCGCTGAGACTGACGTCCCCTCGGCCGATGGCTTCGGGCCAGAGTATATCGTCGAGATGGCCCGTGAGCATCCCGACGAGATCACGCTCGTGTGTCTGGCCCCGCTCACCAACCTCGCACTCGCCGTCCAACGCGAGCCGAATCTGAACGACCTCCTCGCCGATATCGTCGTCATGGGCGGGAACGTCCACACTGCGGGCAACGTCACGCCGGCTGCCGAATTCAATTTCTGGGCCGACCCCGACGCGGCAAAGATCGTTCTCGACCGCTTCGACGTCACGCTGGTCGACTGGGGACTCACCCTGCGGGACGGCACGCTCGATGGGGCCGCCGAAAAGCGAATCGTCGACGCCGCCGAGGACGCCCGGTTGGCTTCGTTCTACGAGACGGTCTTCCAGCCGGGTGACGTCGACGGTTCTGGCATCCAGCCCGACGCGCTCGCGACCGCTGTGGCTGTCTTCCCGGAGCTGATCGAGCGACGCCGGACCGACGCCGTCGACGTAGACGACCGCGAGGGGCTGACGCGTGGGTACACGTCCGTCGACAGCGATGACGTCACGGACCGCGAGCCACGAACCGACGTCATCGAGTCCGTCGATGCGGACGGCTTCCAAGCAGTGCTCGTCGAGACGCTCGTCGCTGGCGACCCGGATCGGGCACGCGAGTAA
- the rpl12p gene encoding 50S ribosomal protein P1, translated as MEYVYAALILNETGEEINEDNLTDVLDAAGVDVEESRVKALVAALEDVDIDEAVEEAAAVPAATGGAAGGEVEAAEESDDEEAEADDEDEGGDEEEAGDDDDEEADGEGLGELFG; from the coding sequence ATGGAATACGTTTACGCAGCACTCATCCTGAACGAAACGGGCGAAGAGATCAACGAAGACAACCTGACGGACGTGCTCGACGCTGCCGGCGTCGACGTCGAGGAATCCCGCGTGAAGGCCCTCGTGGCCGCCTTAGAGGACGTCGACATCGACGAGGCCGTCGAGGAAGCCGCTGCCGTGCCTGCCGCGACGGGCGGCGCTGCCGGCGGCGAAGTCGAAGCTGCTGAGGAAAGCGACGACGAGGAAGCCGAAGCCGACGACGAGGACGAAGGCGGCGACGAGGAAGAAGCCGGCGACGACGATGACGAGGAGGCCGACGGCGAAGGCCTCGGCGAGTTGTTCGGCTAA
- a CDS encoding 50S ribosomal protein L10: MSAERKTETIPAWKREEIDDLVETLQSYDSVGIVDLTGIPSQQLQDMRRNLYGTAELRVSRNTLVERALEEVDDGLGELVTYISGHVGLIGTNDNPFGLYQQLEASKTSAPINAGEVAPNDIVIPEGDTGIDPGPFVGELQSVGANARIQEGSIKVLEDSTVLEAGGEVSAELSNVLAELGIEPKEVGLDLRAVYAEGVLFEPADLELDIEQYRSDVQAAAGRARNLSVNAVFPTAETGPTLLQKARGEAKSLGLQASIESPDLADDLVSKADAQVRTLASQIDDEEALPEELQGVEVTPETTEEQADEDSDAEDATEEAEAVDADADDGDDGDDEDGGDALGEMFG, from the coding sequence ATGAGCGCCGAGCGCAAGACCGAGACGATTCCCGCCTGGAAGCGGGAGGAAATCGACGACCTCGTCGAGACGCTTCAGTCGTACGACAGCGTCGGTATCGTCGACCTGACGGGGATCCCCAGCCAGCAGCTCCAGGACATGCGCCGGAACCTCTACGGCACCGCGGAGCTGCGGGTCAGCCGGAACACACTCGTCGAGCGTGCCCTCGAAGAGGTCGACGACGGCCTCGGAGAGCTCGTCACGTACATCTCGGGCCACGTCGGCCTGATCGGGACCAACGACAATCCCTTCGGGCTCTACCAGCAACTGGAAGCCTCGAAGACGTCGGCCCCGATCAACGCCGGCGAGGTCGCACCCAACGATATTGTCATCCCCGAGGGTGACACGGGAATCGACCCCGGGCCGTTCGTCGGCGAGCTACAGAGCGTCGGCGCCAACGCCCGCATCCAGGAAGGCTCGATCAAGGTCCTCGAGGACTCGACAGTACTCGAAGCCGGTGGCGAAGTCTCGGCCGAGCTTTCGAACGTGCTGGCCGAACTCGGCATCGAGCCCAAGGAAGTCGGGCTGGACCTGCGTGCCGTCTACGCCGAGGGCGTCCTCTTCGAACCCGCGGACCTCGAACTCGATATCGAGCAGTACCGCAGCGACGTCCAGGCGGCGGCCGGCCGTGCCCGGAACCTCTCGGTCAATGCCGTCTTCCCGACGGCCGAGACGGGGCCGACGCTGCTCCAGAAGGCCCGCGGCGAGGCAAAGAGCCTCGGCCTGCAGGCCTCCATCGAGAGTCCGGACCTGGCCGACGACCTCGTGAGCAAGGCCGACGCACAGGTTCGCACGCTCGCGAGCCAGATCGACGACGAGGAGGCCCTGCCGGAGGAGCTTCAAGGTGTCGAGGTCACCCCCGAGACCACCGAGGAACAGGCAGACGAAGACAGCGATGCCGAGGACGCCACCGAGGAAGCCGAGGCGGTTGACGCCGATGCCGACGACGGCGACGACGGCGACGACGAAGACGGCGGCGATGCACTCGGCGAGATGTTCGGATAA
- a CDS encoding 50S ribosomal protein L1, with amino-acid sequence MADQDIEDAVSRALEDSPDRNFTETVDLAVNLRDIDLDDPSNRIDESVVLPAGTGQETTIVVFADGETAIRAEDVADDVLDGDDLEDLGDDDDQAKDLADETDFFIAEASLMQDIGRYLGTVLGPRGKMPEPLQPDDDVVEIVERMKNTVQLRSGDRRTFHTRVGAEDMSAEEIADNIDVILRRLHADLEKGPLNLDSVYIKTTMGPAVEVA; translated from the coding sequence ATGGCAGATCAGGACATAGAGGATGCAGTCTCTCGCGCACTCGAGGATTCGCCCGACCGGAATTTCACCGAGACGGTGGACCTCGCAGTCAATCTGCGCGATATAGACCTTGACGACCCGTCGAATCGTATCGATGAGAGCGTGGTTCTTCCAGCCGGCACTGGCCAGGAGACCACCATCGTGGTCTTCGCCGACGGCGAGACCGCGATCCGTGCCGAGGACGTCGCCGACGACGTTCTCGACGGCGACGATCTCGAAGACCTCGGCGACGACGACGACCAGGCCAAAGACCTCGCCGACGAGACCGACTTCTTCATCGCCGAAGCGTCGCTGATGCAGGATATCGGTCGGTATCTCGGGACTGTGCTCGGTCCACGCGGGAAGATGCCCGAGCCACTCCAGCCCGACGACGACGTCGTCGAAATCGTCGAGCGGATGAAAAACACGGTCCAGCTGCGCAGTGGCGACCGACGCACGTTCCACACGCGCGTCGGTGCCGAGGACATGTCCGCCGAGGAGATCGCGGACAACATCGACGTCATTCTGCGCCGGCTCCACGCCGACCTGGAGAAAGGGCCGCTGAACCTCGACTCGGTGTACATCAAGACGACTATGGGTCCCGCTGTGGAGGTGGCCTGA
- a CDS encoding sensor histidine kinase, whose translation MRLRTTLLGVLLLVAVVLSGTIYAGFTMHKNGVVDQEREDVKRTAAVVANRIDARLTTTVEAVDLWGASIAVTSDGPVGQFSALNTFTNRTAFDRAGLYTADGVLTLVAGSGLTPEDFETLVGHNYTDEPFVQEALAGDVYVGQPTQSVTGQHVFRIAAPIRNQRGSVAGVFSGTFEIGDGSLLGDIASVGHDDDRIRITANGTTLLADSSADGKTLEATATVGQTGWTVAVERPRSTIAGRLTLATAMQFGGVFIALLAVSIVGVWISRTTLTRIRDLLEAAADLESGAYRTALDLGNIEEWRQLSERFNSLAETLEQRDSQLRVLNRVLRHNLRNDMNVITARAERALADDDTPASVKQDVEQIHETATRLINTSEHARTLYDDLLATPTQTVEPVDVTTIVEQRTERLAAEYPESTIETTLPECAWALDSTAVPIVVEEIVRNAIVHNDLPEAERTVTVTVEPEHDSTECIETEHETRIVVADNGPGLPMVEEALLTNQFEETPIEHGSGLGVWLANWLIDQLGGAVSVSTGIDRGTTVTIHLPAPATPPTDE comes from the coding sequence ATGCGCCTCCGGACGACGCTGCTCGGCGTGTTACTCCTCGTCGCAGTCGTCCTCTCGGGGACGATCTACGCCGGGTTCACGATGCACAAAAACGGCGTCGTCGACCAGGAGCGCGAAGACGTCAAACGCACGGCCGCTGTGGTCGCCAACCGGATCGACGCGCGCCTGACGACGACAGTCGAAGCCGTCGATCTATGGGGAGCGAGCATCGCCGTCACGAGCGATGGCCCGGTTGGACAGTTCAGCGCACTGAATACGTTCACCAATCGGACGGCATTCGATAGAGCCGGGCTCTACACGGCAGATGGCGTCCTCACCTTGGTCGCCGGATCGGGACTGACGCCCGAGGACTTCGAGACACTGGTCGGGCACAACTACACGGACGAACCGTTCGTACAGGAGGCACTCGCCGGGGACGTCTACGTCGGGCAGCCGACACAGTCGGTAACGGGCCAACACGTCTTCCGAATCGCAGCCCCGATCAGAAACCAGAGGGGCTCCGTCGCCGGCGTCTTCAGCGGGACGTTCGAGATCGGCGACGGATCACTGCTGGGAGACATCGCCAGCGTGGGCCACGACGACGACCGAATTCGGATCACGGCAAACGGAACGACGCTACTGGCAGACTCTTCGGCCGACGGGAAGACACTCGAAGCGACCGCGACCGTCGGACAGACCGGCTGGACCGTCGCTGTCGAGCGCCCGCGATCGACGATCGCTGGCAGACTCACCCTGGCGACAGCCATGCAGTTTGGTGGCGTGTTCATCGCACTACTGGCAGTCAGTATCGTCGGCGTCTGGATCTCACGAACGACGTTGACGCGCATCCGAGACCTCCTCGAAGCGGCGGCCGATCTGGAATCTGGGGCCTACCGGACCGCCCTCGACCTCGGCAACATCGAGGAGTGGCGACAGCTGAGCGAGCGGTTCAACTCACTGGCGGAGACGCTAGAACAGCGGGACTCCCAGTTGCGCGTGCTCAATCGCGTCCTCCGGCACAACCTGCGCAACGACATGAACGTGATTACGGCCCGGGCAGAGCGGGCCTTGGCCGACGACGACACGCCGGCATCAGTCAAACAAGACGTCGAGCAGATCCACGAGACTGCGACCCGGCTCATCAACACGAGTGAGCACGCCCGGACGCTGTACGACGATCTCCTGGCGACGCCAACACAGACGGTCGAACCCGTCGACGTCACGACGATCGTCGAACAGCGGACGGAGAGACTGGCCGCAGAGTACCCCGAGAGTACGATCGAAACGACGCTGCCCGAATGTGCCTGGGCGCTCGATTCGACGGCGGTCCCGATCGTCGTCGAAGAGATTGTCCGGAACGCGATCGTCCACAACGACTTACCGGAAGCTGAGCGAACGGTGACCGTCACCGTCGAACCGGAACACGACTCGACTGAGTGTATCGAGACCGAACACGAGACGCGGATCGTCGTCGCCGATAACGGTCCTGGGCTGCCGATGGTCGAAGAAGCACTGCTGACCAATCAATTCGAAGAGACACCAATCGAACACGGTAGCGGGTTGGGCGTGTGGTTGGCAAACTGGCTCATCGACCAGCTCGGAGGGGCCGTCTCGGTCTCGACGGGCATCGACCGAGGAACCACCGTCACGATCCACTTGCCAGCGCCCGCGACGCCGCCGACGGACGAGTAA
- a CDS encoding 50S ribosomal protein L11, whose translation MAETIEVLVAGGQVDPGPPLGPELGPTPVDVQAVVQDINDQTAAFDGTEVPVTIEYEEDGSFEIDVGVPPTAALVKDEAGFETGSGEPADEFVADLSIEQVKTIAEQKHPDLLAYELTEAAKEIVGTCVSLGVTIEGDDPREVAAQIADGAYDDTLAAETA comes from the coding sequence ATGGCTGAAACGATCGAAGTTCTCGTCGCTGGCGGCCAGGTCGATCCCGGACCGCCGCTCGGCCCCGAACTCGGCCCGACGCCGGTCGACGTCCAGGCCGTTGTACAGGACATTAACGACCAGACAGCGGCCTTCGACGGTACGGAAGTCCCCGTCACTATCGAGTACGAGGAAGACGGTTCCTTCGAGATCGACGTGGGCGTCCCGCCGACGGCCGCACTGGTCAAAGACGAGGCCGGCTTCGAGACCGGAAGTGGCGAGCCCGCCGATGAGTTCGTCGCCGACCTCTCAATCGAGCAGGTCAAAACCATCGCCGAGCAGAAACACCCCGACCTGCTGGCCTACGAACTGACCGAAGCCGCAAAGGAAATCGTCGGCACCTGTGTCTCCCTGGGCGTCACTATCGAGGGCGACGACCCCCGCGAAGTGGCTGCACAGATCGCCGACGGTGCCTACGACGACACGTTGGCCGCCGAGACTGCCTGA
- a CDS encoding GTP-binding protein, whose amino-acid sequence MGLEEEIRELEEEIASTPYNKSTEEHIGRLKAKLAEKKEEFEKRQSGSGGGPGYAVEKTGDATVALVGFPSVGKSTLINALTNADSEVGSYDFTTLDVNPGMLQYNGANIQLLDVPGLIEGAAGGRGGGKEVLSVVRTADLVLFVLSAFEIEQYERLREELYRNKVRLDVDSPRVTVRKKHKDGISVNASVDLDLDEQTIKSVLREHEFVNADVTIGEHIDIDRLIDGIMDNREYLPSIVAVNKVDLIDPSYVDTVKADLRDVDVDPEEAIFISAEKEKGLDSLTERIWDELGLIRIYMDKPGRGIDYEEPLILTAGDTVGDACEKIGGRFDDRFRFARVSGESAAHDDQQVGRDHELTDEDVLRIVVDR is encoded by the coding sequence ATGGGCCTTGAGGAGGAGATCCGGGAACTCGAGGAGGAGATCGCATCCACCCCCTACAACAAGTCGACCGAAGAGCATATCGGCCGCCTGAAGGCCAAACTCGCCGAGAAAAAGGAGGAGTTCGAAAAGCGCCAGTCCGGTTCTGGCGGTGGACCGGGGTACGCCGTCGAGAAGACCGGCGACGCCACGGTCGCTCTGGTTGGGTTTCCAAGCGTCGGCAAGTCCACGCTGATCAACGCCCTGACCAACGCTGACAGCGAAGTCGGTTCCTACGACTTCACGACCTTGGACGTCAATCCGGGGATGCTCCAGTACAACGGCGCGAACATTCAGCTACTCGACGTGCCAGGATTGATCGAGGGGGCTGCGGGCGGGCGCGGGGGCGGCAAGGAGGTCCTCTCGGTCGTCCGGACGGCCGACCTCGTGTTGTTCGTCCTCTCGGCGTTCGAGATCGAGCAGTACGAGCGCCTCCGGGAGGAACTGTACCGGAACAAGGTGCGGCTCGACGTCGATTCCCCCCGAGTCACCGTCCGGAAGAAACACAAGGACGGCATCTCCGTCAACGCCTCCGTCGACCTCGATCTGGACGAGCAGACGATCAAAAGCGTCCTCCGGGAACACGAGTTCGTCAACGCCGACGTGACCATCGGCGAGCACATCGACATCGATCGCCTGATCGACGGCATCATGGACAACCGCGAGTATCTTCCCTCGATCGTCGCGGTCAACAAGGTCGACCTGATCGATCCGAGCTACGTCGACACCGTCAAGGCAGATCTCCGGGACGTCGACGTCGATCCCGAGGAGGCCATCTTCATCAGTGCCGAGAAAGAGAAGGGGCTGGACAGTCTCACCGAGCGCATCTGGGACGAACTCGGCCTCATTCGCATCTACATGGACAAGCCGGGTCGGGGGATCGACTACGAGGAGCCGCTGATCCTCACCGCGGGCGATACCGTCGGCGACGCCTGTGAAAAGATCGGCGGGCGCTTCGACGATCGCTTCCGGTTTGCGCGCGTTTCCGGCGAGAGCGCCGCCCACGACGACCAGCAGGTCGGCCGTGACCACGAGCTCACAGACGAAGACGTGCTCCGGATCGTCGTCGATCGGTGA
- a CDS encoding TIGR04206 family protein, which produces MPTNDSARIRLCAVLSLLVVPWTGLLSDGYVTLLVPWGLLDPFGPHLTLLPEYLAATGSGPPPFLFAWPLGVGIYGLAVMSALGETIERGDPRLTGGLLVLVGVTQLTVAWGFVRRGSYVVVPLGTLLAWTIAWWFYWPDLRAIGRFERYRG; this is translated from the coding sequence GTGCCCACGAACGATAGCGCTCGGATACGGCTCTGTGCTGTCCTCTCGTTGCTGGTGGTTCCCTGGACGGGACTGCTAAGTGACGGATACGTGACACTCCTGGTACCCTGGGGACTCCTCGATCCGTTCGGCCCCCACCTGACGCTCCTGCCGGAGTACCTCGCCGCCACGGGCAGTGGCCCGCCCCCCTTCCTGTTCGCCTGGCCGCTCGGCGTCGGCATCTACGGCCTGGCAGTGATGAGCGCGCTCGGTGAGACGATAGAGCGCGGTGATCCGCGCCTGACCGGTGGGCTGCTCGTGCTCGTCGGCGTGACGCAGTTGACGGTCGCCTGGGGATTTGTACGTCGCGGGAGTTACGTTGTCGTGCCACTGGGAACCCTGCTCGCCTGGACGATCGCGTGGTGGTTCTACTGGCCGGACTTGCGAGCGATCGGCCGATTCGAACGCTATCGGGGCTGA